Proteins encoded in a region of the Tachyglossus aculeatus isolate mTacAcu1 chromosome 11, mTacAcu1.pri, whole genome shotgun sequence genome:
- the LOC119934790 gene encoding LOW QUALITY PROTEIN: cadherin-1-like (The sequence of the model RefSeq protein was modified relative to this genomic sequence to represent the inferred CDS: deleted 1 base in 1 codon): MGESHGHPDLSKIQAPAQHDLAHLGTMLCSLCILLYLLAQESSPEAQAEVPVLLFPESHSGLKRQKRDWIIPPINCPENDKGPFPKSLVQIKSNRDKETKVYYSITGEGADKPPEGVFTIERETGWMKVTQPLDREKIPKYTLYCYAVTSNGDSVEEPMEIVITVTDQNDNRPKFTQQIFEGSVVEGSPPGTSVMQVTATDEDDPNTSNAVLAYAILSQEPKQPQDNLFTINPATGVISLLTSGLDRQTVSRYTLTVQAADMKGQGLRTTATAVINVSNPAGSMEPTGSPLTTHVLDTASGIPAQGLLLRLSRLENSNQQWSELRKSYTNADGRCPGLLTSSSQLKPGTYKLFFDTGSYWNQMGQTSFYPYVEVIFTVTNETKKLHVPLLLSPFSYTTYRGS; the protein is encoded by the exons cccaccttgggaccatGCTCTGCAGCCTCTGTATCCTGCTCTACCTGCTTGCTCAG gaATCTTCTCCTGAGGCTCAGGCCGAGGTCCCGGTGCTGCTGTTCCCTGAATCCCACTCTGGTCTGAAGAGGCAGAAGAGGGACTGGATTATCCCTCCCATCAACTGTCCTGAGAATGACAAAGGACCGTTCCCTAAAAGTCTGGTTCAG ATCAAATCCAACAGGGACAAAGAAACCAAGGTTTACTACAGTATCACTGGCGAAGGAGCAGATAAGCCCCCCGAAGGGGTCTTCACAATTGAAAGAGAAACGGGGTGGATGAAAGTGACGCAACCGCTGGACAGAGAAAAGATTCCAAAATACACG CTTTATTGCTATGCAGTGACTTCTAATGGGGATTCCGTGGAAGAACCTATGGAGATTGTGATTACCGTGACTGATCAGAATGACAACaggcccaaattcacccagcagatCTTCGAGGGCTCAGTAGTTGAAGGATCACCTCCAG GAACCTCCGTGATGCAAGTCACCGCCACAGATGAGGATGATCCGAACACTTCCAATGCAGTGCTTGCATACGCTATCCTCAGCCAGGAG CCAAAACAGCCTCAGGATAACCTATTCACCATTAACCCAGCTACCGGCGTGATCAGTTTGCTCACCTCAGGGCTGGACAGACAG ACCGTCTCACGGTATACATTGACCGTTCAAGCCGCTGACATGAAAGGCCAAGGCTTACGAACAACGGCCACAGCAGTAATAAACGTCAGTAACCCG GCTGGAAGCATGGAGCCAACGGGTTCTCCCTTGACTACTCACGTGTTGGATACTGCATCAGGTATTCCTGCCCAGGGTCTTCTGCTGCGCCTATCCAGGCTTGAAAATTCAAACCAGCAATGGAGCGAGTTGCGGAAAAG TTACACCAATGCAGATGGCCGCTGCCCTGGGCTCTTAACTTCTTCTTCCCAGCTGAAGCCTGGTACCTACAAGTTGTTCTTTGACACAGGAAGTTACTGGAATCAAATGGGACAAACAAGCTTCTACCCATATGTGGAG GTTATCTTCACCGTTACAAATGAAACCAAGAAGCTTCATGTGCCCTTGCTGTTGAGTCCATTCTCCTACACCACTTACAGGGGCAGCTAG